From Peromyscus maniculatus bairdii isolate BWxNUB_F1_BW_parent chromosome 8, HU_Pman_BW_mat_3.1, whole genome shotgun sequence, a single genomic window includes:
- the Prcd gene encoding photoreceptor disk component PRCD isoform X2: MCTTLFLLSLAMLWRRRFANRVEPEPSGVDGAVVGSSSDTDLQSSDREKKPVR, translated from the exons ATGTGCACCACCCTCTTCCTGCTCAGCTTGGCCATGCTGTGGCGCCGCAGATTTGCCAACCGGGTGGAACC GGAGCCCAGCGGAGTGGATGGGGCAGTTGTGGGCAGCAGCTCGGACACAGACCTTCAGTCCTCCGACAG GGAGAAAAAACCTGTGAGGTAG
- the Prcd gene encoding photoreceptor disk component PRCD isoform X1 encodes MLCSPGLSTARPLPFSSLNGSVVTAQSPSLTGSVTEESCILSCQQPRQMAEGSTFSSACKFRYLPRPRSLSPGLSLNSGPWDAREPSGVDGAVVGSSSDTDLQSSDREKKPVR; translated from the exons ATGCTCTGCTCTCCCGGGCTTTCCACAGCCaggcctcttcccttctcttctctcaatGGCTCTGTTGTGACAGCGCAGTCCCCCAGCCTCACAGGCTCTGTCACTGAAGAGTCCTGCATCCTTTCATGTCAGCAGCCTCGGCAGATGGCTGAGGGCTCAACCTTCTCCAGCGCCTGCAAGTTCAGATACCTCCCACGGCCACGCTCCCTCTCTCCAGGACTgagcttgaactcagggccttgggatgcgag GGAGCCCAGCGGAGTGGATGGGGCAGTTGTGGGCAGCAGCTCGGACACAGACCTTCAGTCCTCCGACAG GGAGAAAAAACCTGTGAGGTAG